A portion of the Calothrix sp. 336/3 genome contains these proteins:
- the argC gene encoding N-acetyl-gamma-glutamyl-phosphate reductase — protein MGNYRRVPVAIVGASGYGGVQLVRLLMDHPEVEVVYLGGDSSAGKEFSSIYPHLHHAVDLTVEKVDPEVIAHRAEVVFLSVPNGLACQLAPQLLAKGCKVLDLSADYRFTNLATYTAWYDKEREDVDTAAIAVYGLPELYRDRIAESQLIGCPGCYPTASLLALSPLLKQGLIVPETAIIDAKSGTSGGGREGKINMLLAEASNSLSAYGVARHRHTPEIEQICSQLAGHEITVQFTPHLIPMVRGILATVYAKLRDPGLVRDDLITIYRAFYRNSPWVKICEAGTYPQTKWACGSNLCYIGIEVDQRTGRVIVMSVIDNLIKGQAGQAVQCMNLMMGWDETLGLPKLGFYP, from the coding sequence GCTATGGCGGGGTTCAGTTGGTGCGACTGCTGATGGATCATCCAGAAGTAGAAGTAGTGTATCTCGGTGGTGACAGTAGTGCAGGGAAAGAATTTAGTAGTATCTATCCTCACTTGCACCATGCAGTGGATTTAACTGTGGAGAAAGTAGATCCAGAGGTAATTGCCCACCGAGCAGAAGTTGTGTTTCTTTCTGTACCCAATGGATTAGCTTGTCAATTAGCTCCCCAGCTTTTAGCAAAGGGATGTAAAGTTTTAGACTTAAGTGCAGATTATCGATTTACGAATCTGGCTACTTATACCGCTTGGTATGACAAAGAACGTGAGGATGTAGATACGGCAGCGATCGCCGTTTATGGTTTACCGGAATTGTACCGCGATCGCATTGCTGAGTCACAACTCATTGGTTGTCCTGGTTGCTATCCTACTGCCAGTTTACTTGCCCTCTCACCCCTATTAAAACAAGGGTTAATCGTACCGGAAACCGCCATCATTGATGCCAAGTCGGGGACTTCTGGCGGTGGCAGGGAAGGAAAAATTAATATGTTGCTAGCAGAAGCATCGAATTCCCTCTCTGCCTATGGTGTTGCTCGTCACCGTCACACCCCGGAAATTGAGCAGATTTGTAGTCAGTTAGCAGGGCACGAAATTACTGTCCAATTTACACCTCACCTGATTCCAATGGTACGAGGTATCTTAGCAACTGTGTATGCAAAGTTACGTGACCCCGGCTTAGTTAGAGATGATTTAATTACTATCTACCGAGCTTTTTATCGTAACTCTCCCTGGGTAAAAATTTGCGAAGCAGGTACTTATCCCCAAACAAAATGGGCGTGTGGAAGTAATTTGTGTTACATCGGTATCGAAGTAGACCAGCGTACTGGGCGTGTAATTGTCATGTCAGTCATTGATAATTTAATCAAAGGACAAGCAGGACAAGCTGTTCAGTGCATGAATCTGATGATGGGTTGGGATGAGACATTAGGCTTACCAAAGTTAGGATTTTATCCATAA